From Nicotiana tabacum cultivar K326 chromosome 22, ASM71507v2, whole genome shotgun sequence, one genomic window encodes:
- the LOC142176347 gene encoding xyloglucan galactosyltransferase XLT2-like, with product MVLQRKLTKAIELKYNMRSVKSQIPVNHCLWLIITIFLQIIILFFLLRSSQPSNTQHAVALNPSDCQSGYVYVYDLPPAFNKELIDQCHESDRGCGAVSNGGFGTKATGLEHVVPRNLTPAWYWTDMYSAEVIFHNRMLSHKCRTLDPEKAKGFYIPFYAGLDIGKFLFNYSAKDRDRKSEMLLDWLKEQPTFTRNKGVDHFIMLSRLTWDFRRLTDNDADWGSKLLHMPLMRHVFRLSVEKHQNDNLEESVPYPTAFHPRSESDIIQWQNYIRSYKRTKLFSFVGAKREKIKNDFRGVLMDYCKSEEDYCGAVDCATGICSDGATAIMETFLGSDFCLQPRGDGLTRRSMFDCMLAGSIPVYFWKGTFKGQYEWHLPWMPESYTVFIDNRDVRATNGSLILKVLESFHKDKVKEMRETLINLLPKFVYARSGEDLGSVKDAFDISIDRVLKRLEIGRNQLLTQNQAYFES from the coding sequence ATGGTTCTTCAAAGAAAATTAACCAAAGCCATTGAGCTCAAATACAACATGCGCTCAGTCAAATCTCAAATCCCTGTAAACCATTGCCTATGGCTTATTATTACCATATTTCTCCAGATTATcatcctcttcttcctcctccgcTCATCTCAGCCGTCAAACACGCAACACGCGGTGGCTCTCAACCCCAGCGACTGCCAATCCGGTTACGTTTACGTCTACGATCTTCCCCCAGCTTTCAACAAAGAGCTCATAGACCAATGTCACGAGTCAGACCGCGGCTGCGGCGCAGTTTCGAATGGTGGGTTTGGAACCAAAGCTACTGGGCTCGAACACGTTGTACCAAGAAATCTCACTCCAGCTTGGTACTGGACTGACATGTATTCTGCTGAGGTTATTTTTCATAACAGAATGTTGAGCCACAAGTGTAGGACTTTAGATCCAGAAAAAGCAAAAGGGTTTTACATCCCGTTTTACGCTGGGCTTGATATTGGTAAATTCTTATTCAATTATTCAGCTAAAGATCGAGATCGAAAAAGTGAAATGCTTCTTGATTGGTTAAAAGAACAACCAACTTTCACTAGAAATAAAGGAGTTGACCATTTTATTATGCTTAGTAGATTAACTTGGGATTTTCGTAGATTAACTGATAATGATGCAGATTGGGGTTCGAAATTACTTCACATGCCACTAATGAGGCACGTGTTTCGTTTATCAGTTGAGAAACATCAGAACGATAATTTAGAAgaaagtgttccttatcctacaGCGTTTCACCCAAGATCAGAATCCGACATAATACAATGGCAGAATTACATTCGTAGCTACAAACGTACGAAGCTGTTTTCATTCGTTGGAGCTAAGCGTGAGAAAATCAAGAATGATTTCCGAGGGGTATTAATGGATTACTGTAAAAGCGAGGAAGATTACTGTGGGGCGGTTGATTGCGCCACCGGGATCTGTTCCGACGGAGCTACGGCGATAATGGAGACGTTTCTTGGTTCAGATTTCTGTTTACAGCCAAGAGGAGATGGGTTGACTAGGCGGTCAATGTTTGACTGTATGTTGGCCGGTTCAATTCCggtttatttttggaaaggaaCATTTAAAGGTCAATATGAATGGCATTTGCCGTGGATGCCGGAGAGTTATACAGTGTTTATTGATAATAGAGATGTGAGAGCTACAAATGGGAGTTTGATTTTAAAGGTATTGGAAAGTTTTCATAAAGATAAAGTTAAAGAAATGAGAGAAACTTTGATTAATCTTCTTCCCAAGTTTGTTTATGCAAGATCAGGTGAAGATTTAGGAAGTGTTAAAGATGCATTTGATATCAGTATTGACAGAGTATTGAAGAGGTTGGAAATTGGCAGAAATCAACTTCTTACCCAGAATCAAGCATATTTTGAGTCGTAA